Within Wyeomyia smithii strain HCP4-BCI-WySm-NY-G18 chromosome 2, ASM2978416v1, whole genome shotgun sequence, the genomic segment TAGTTCATCTATATGAAAATTATCACCAGAATTTCCGTTAAACATATGCAACTTGTTAACCTTACATGTAATGCTTTTCAAAAAAACCTGAATGTCAACAGTAAACACTACAACTGAACAGGATAACTCTCACTAACTTTCCGACAGCTTTCCATCGGAAATCCCGCGGCCTCACTATAATTTGAAGTGTCAGACCATGGTGGTGTTTGGCTGTAGAAACTACTCCCGTAATGCATTCCTTGTTGGACTGCAGGGTTAGTGGAGGTCTTCACACAACTCCTATCCACAGGTGTTACCGTTGGGTATGAGGAACTATCCAAATGCACCGGTATAGACGTATGAGGAGTTCCGCTATAGTAACCGGAATTGAACATCGATGGTGCACCGTTATGCTGAAGGCCGGCTGCTGAGTAAGCCACTGAAGAATAAGTTTGGTTTGAAGGATGAGTTTTGTGGGCACCTTCGTGATAAGCTGTATCGAAGGCACCTCGGAACATTTGATAGTTTTGTCGGGAGAAGTTCTGGTGATCGTATACAGGAGCATCATTCATTGTGATCGAATATTGATGCATGCTACTGTAAAAATCGTTACAACTAAATCCAGGATCCATAAAGTGAGAGGGTGGATTCACAAACATGGCATCAAACAATTCTTTCGTGATCCGTTCGCCACTTAGTGTAAGACTTTGCAGTTTTTCAAGATCCAAATGAACTTCACTATCGAGTTCAAGTACTTGAACTAGTGAAAATATGTAATTATACGCAAACTTAAGAGTCTCAATCTTTGTCAGCTTGGTGTCCTCGGGGAAAGTCGGAAGAGTAAGGCGTAACTTTTCGAGGGCTTCGTTCAGGGTATGCATTCGGTTGCGCTCACGATCGTTTGCCTTTAGTCTACGAAACCGCTTGATCTTCTGAACTTGAGTGGGGCTGCGATTTCGGGTTATTCGGCTCTTCCCCATTGCGTACTTTCGCTTTGGTTTCGACTCTCCATTCGCGGCCGACGGTTTAGTTGGTGTAGAAGTTTGAACACCCAAGCTGGGACTAAATTCCGCTGATAGATGTTCCAGGCTCTTATCTTTCAGTGATTTGCGACCACGTTTCTTAGGGCCGGGTTGTTCTTGTGACAAAATAGTTGAGGCCAAAACGACAGGGTCGAAACTTAATTTTCGCGGGGCAAAACTGAATGATATGTCGCCACTGGATTCTAAACTTTTCTCGAAGCCACTATCCTCGGATGTGTAGTCCTCAAAATCGTCGAAAGACGTTTCATCAAATCCACAGAGAGATgacatttttcttctttttttctcaatttgcgCACCTCACGCACTTTATCTCTCCACGGTCATAGTACGATTTCCATAATCCAAAGTATTATTTAAATAAGAATTCACTCTGTTAAGAAGTACTGCTCCTGTTCGATCTAATCACTGCCGCTATCAAACACCAACTGGTTCGTCCAACGAGTCCTGAGTAATAATATATACGCAGGATCTGTATAGTCAGGAGTCCCCCGAGGATTCCTTCTGAACAATTTACACTTTCCTCCGTCCCTTTTCCACTAACCAGCGCTACCCTTCGCTATCTCGAATGAATTGAGCATTTCCCATTGCATTTTGTCATTCGTTCGTCTCGTTCCCTCGCAGGCCGAATCAGCCAAGTAGCGAAACCGGCAGCCGGTAAAAGGGAGGGATCTAAATCTCCGATCCCTTATTCCATTCAACCGTGCGTTGGCCGGTACCCGATTCGGCCGGTGTGGACTGGTGCAAAGTGCTCCTCTAATGGCGGACGCAGATATGCATTTGTGAGTTGTTTTCCTTCGGAAGCGAAATCTAATTTCGCTCAATTGGGTGGTGAGGAAAATTTCGTTTTGATGTTCGCATTCCCATTCTTAGGCTAGCTTTGAATGCTAATCACACCAGTATTCCAACGGCGGTAGAGACAGGGGCAGATTCTTACCCTTAGCACGAGCCATAGCGCATCCGTCCAAGTCATTTATCAAAAGTGTGCGTCTTGGCCTTTCAGCAAGAATCGTTGTCGGACGCTTTTTGTTTATACACTACCCAAATATTTTCTGCTAATCTGGTGGGATTAAGTGAAGCAGCGGGGTGGCTTTGGTGAAACGTGTATTTGGAGACTGGGGAAAGGTAACTGGAAATCTCCCTTGCATTACGCAGACATTGGGGTAGGACAAATGGTTATGTTTATTACAAACTGATGTGGGTGAAGACTGAGGAAAATGAGCAGATAGAATTATACCGTTTGTTTATCGATAATTGTTTCGAAAATCAATTCTCACAGGGTATGTATCAAACACGTACGGTTTTTGCCGAATATTACACATAAACAAGCGCTTATAAACTCAATCAGGATTTACCGGCTTGGTAATATATTTTACGGTAACCGATCGGCACACTATTAAATTGGATGTATATCAGTCACATTCCGTCAAAACAAATCGTCTTCCGCCATTCATA encodes:
- the LOC129719851 gene encoding basic helix-loop-helix neural transcription factor TAP, whose protein sequence is MSSLCGFDETSFDDFEDYTSEDSGFEKSLESSGDISFSFAPRKLSFDPVVLASTILSQEQPGPKKRGRKSLKDKSLEHLSAEFSPSLGVQTSTPTKPSAANGESKPKRKYAMGKSRITRNRSPTQVQKIKRFRRLKANDRERNRMHTLNEALEKLRLTLPTFPEDTKLTKIETLKFAYNYIFSLVQVLELDSEVHLDLEKLQSLTLSGERITKELFDAMFVNPPSHFMDPGFSCNDFYSSMHQYSITMNDAPVYDHQNFSRQNYQMFRGAFDTAYHEGAHKTHPSNQTYSSVAYSAAGLQHNGAPSMFNSGYYSGTPHTSIPVHLDSSSYPTVTPVDRSCVKTSTNPAVQQGMHYGSSFYSQTPPWSDTSNYSEAAGFPMESCRKVSESYPVQL